DNA sequence from the Oscillospiraceae bacterium genome:
AGAAATCAGTAACAATCCAAATATACAAAAATAAGCCGACAGGTCAATGACCTGTCGGTTTTTTACTCAATTATCTCTGAAATCAAACATCTGACAAGGCTTTACGTTTAAAGTCTGGCAAAGTTCAAAAACCACGTCTAAAGATACCGCACACTCGGCAGTTTCTATTCTGCTCATATGTGTACGGCTGATATTTACAAGTTCAGCGAGCTGTTCCTGGGACAGTCCTCTTTCCTTGCGATAATATGCAATATTAAGTCCGAGATATTTATAATTTTTATACTGCTGACTTTTCATAACTGTCACCCTACTATAGTATACCTTTAAATTATCATTTATTCGATAACTTGAAATATAACTTTTGTAACTTGACAAGTTACAAAAGTTATGGTATACTACTCTTCAAATAATACAAATGTATGGGGAATAGTATGAAAGCATATAAAATATATTGCGTAGCAATAACATTAACGGCGCTTATTTTTATTGCGGGCTTTTTTACAATATTTTTTCACGCAGACTATGATAGCAAGGTATTAGTTAAGCTGAATTTAAAAGAGGCTACAATCCCTGTAAATCATGCTGTAACTGCCTGGTCAAGCTGTTTAGAAAAATTGAATTATGACTCTGATGTTGCCTTTTTAGGTGACTCTATCACAAGAGGCGGAGATTTTCAAAAATATTTTGAAGATATCAAGGTTATCAATTTAGGCTACGGCGGAGATATCATTAAAGGAGTTACAAACAGACTTTCAATGGTAAAAGCTGTTTCGCCCGAAAAAATATTTTTGCTTATCGGAATTAACGATTTAACTAACTACAATGTTGATATGTGTGCAAAAAGCTATTCCGAATTATTACAAAAAATGAAAAATAATTTTCCTGATACAACTATTTATGTTCAGAGTATTCTTCCCATTTCAAAAGAAAAAGAGAAAACAAAATGCTTTAACAGTACAATAGAAAAGCTTAACAAGCAAATTAAAAGCTTATGCGAAGAATATAAAATAACGTATATTGATTTATATTCTGTATTTTCAAAGGATAATCAGCTTAATCCCGAGCTTACAAAGGACGGTATACATCTCAAAGACGAAGCCTACAAGGTTTGGACAGATGCAATAAGAAGCTATATAGCATAAAAAACGGACAGAGAATGAAAATGATATGCACCCCAAAAGTTAGACACTTTTGGAGGTGCATATTTTTATGGCAAAAAAGGGACAAATACAACGAAAATACTCGACTGAATTCAAAATAAGTGTTATAGTAGATATGCGAGAACACCAT
Encoded proteins:
- a CDS encoding helix-turn-helix transcriptional regulator; this encodes MKSQQYKNYKYLGLNIAYYRKERGLSQEQLAELVNISRTHMSRIETAECAVSLDVVFELCQTLNVKPCQMFDFRDN